The stretch of DNA TTAATAGATCGGCAGAAGACTTTGCCAAAAAAACACTTGAATACACAAACGGTATTGGCGTCAATATTATTTTAGACTCTATTGCAGCGGAAGTGACCGAGAAAAGCCTGGACTTGCCTGGCGATGTTCGGAAGAATTGCACACTTTGGCAATGCCGGGGGAAAAAGCGGGTTGATTCAAACGAAAGACCTTCATGCAAGCTGCCGGTCTATACGCGGCTTCAGCTTTGGGACTGTAAGAAAGCACAAGCCGGAACTTGTACAGCCTGTTGCGTCACAAATTATTCGTTATCTGGAAGAAAAGCGTTTAAACATGATGGTTGGCCATACATATAAACTGGCTGATGCAGCCAAAAGCCATACGTTAATCGAAAAAAGAAAAAGTAAAGGCAAAATTGATTTAATTCCTCCTTATTCTGAATTAAATCAATCCCTGCAGCTGCAACAGTTTTCAAGGTTTAAGAAAATTAATAAAAAAGAGATTTAAAGAAACAGTGAACCGGCAAGATTTGAAAAACAATCAAATAAGCTATGCTTTTATGTTCCAATCATAGAAGAGAAGAATGGGAGAGATCCAAAGATGACGAACCTTAAACAAGCTGCACTACAATGTATGGAGAAAAAAAGGGGGAAATCGAAATTCAATTTTAAGTTACCGTACAAAATATGAATGATTTAAGTTTAGCTTATTCTCCGGGCGTTGCAGAACCTTGTTTGGAAATCAAAAAGGAATCAATAAGATACTATTTTTACAATGAATTATTAAATTTTTCTATACCTTCTATGTTAACCGCGAGATTACGGTCAGTCTGGATAGTAGAAATAAAAATTTTCTATCCTAATGTATCAAAATATCGTATTTTCTTAATGAAAATACCTCACGTATACTAAGTTATATAAACTGAGTAGGAGGTTTTGTGGATGTCTTTAACGTTAGCTCATGCAGTAGTGGAAATTAATGAAATAGCATCAAAGTTTAAATCAAGTATCGTTATTAAAACAGATGAAAAAATGATAGATGCGAAGAGTATGCTGGGTTTGTCATACTCAATCCTACACTCAAAAGAGTTTCATCTTGAGATTCATGGTCCAGATGAAGAAGAAGCAAAAAAAGAGATGATGATAATATTTTGGAAATACAATCTACCGATTGGAATAAACGAATAAACGGGAGGCATTTAAAGCCACCGTTTATTCGTTTAATTTGCTTTTTTTATTTCCTTTAGTTGTCATAATAAGATAGCAGGCAGTTGTTTTATTTACTTTCCGAGCGAGAGATCCCGCGATTCTTTAAGAGTGAGATAGTTCTTAAGAGCCTTGAATGAACAGGCTTAAAGGTTATTCTTATTGTTTCTCTTGTGAATGGAGCAGAAATTTTTATTGCTAGTTTTCGACTGTTTTGTAACCGTTTACATAAAAAATCTGATTGATGCAGCATGCGCTCCTGTATATTTATGATGGGATTTATCTCCGGGTGCTATGTCCATTAGTTCCTGTGAAGACATTTGGTAAATCTATAGCAGGATCTTTTTTACGAAAACGAATAAAATAAAAGTAACTGGGCTGGTATTAGTAAATCAAGTATACATTTTTATAAATAAGATAAATATAAAGGAAATTAGAGGTGGATGTATGGGGGGAATTGCATGTATTTTTTCTGGGGAGGAAGAAAAGGGAAAAAAGCAAAAGAGATGAAATTTGTAATAGCTGACGAGGAAAGGCTAGGCATCATTACAGATACTGAACTAAGGGATATTATCCATTCAACAGAGAAAGACGTCATTTTTCTATGTATTGGATCGGATCGTTATATTGTTGACTCTCTTGGTCCGTTGGTTGGAACCATGCTTCAAGAAAATAAAAGCTTTTCCTATCATGTGTACGGAACACTTGATTGTCCAGTACATGCACTCAATCTGGAAAAGAATTCAAAAGAAATAAACCAACAGTTTCCCAACTCTCTTCTTATCGCGGTAGATGCATGTATCGGTGAAAAAAAGGATGTAGGCAAGGTAATTATAGAAAAAGGGCCACTATTTCCCGGAAAGGCAATGAATAAGCAGCTTGTTGAAGTAGGAGACTATCATATTAAAGCTGTAGTGAGTCATATAGACAAAAGAGACCCTAACCACTTTTTTGAAAGTCTACGATTGCACACAGTTATGACTATGGTACAAAAAGTGTCTTCATTAATTATAAGTTGTACAACTCAACAGAAAGAAAAAATTAACCCCGATAAGGAGCATTCATCATAAAATACAAAGGATTATAAGAAGTATTGCACTTTTTTCATTATGTTTGAAACATTCTATCTTGGTGAGCTGGGGATCCATATAATAGCAATCGTAGATTAACCTTGCGAAAATTATATTTACTATTATAACTATATCCGTATCCCAACCAAATTAGACAATCAGCTGTCGATTGCATACACACCACCGTTGTTCATGTAGCTAATAGTCGTAAAGCTATGTCTAAACTTATGTGGTGACGATCCTGACTAGACCAGCAGGATGAGTGAAAAATGATTAAGACCTTTTCCTTCTTGTTAGGAGAATAGAGTATAAGATTTTAATAACCATCACAACCATTTTGCCTGCAAAGGCTAGTGATTATGATGGTTTAATCCATTTCTACTTCTTGATTATCTTTTTAAAAAAGTTAAGTCTTTTAAATGTTCAGTTGCTTTAATAAGAAAATCGGATGCGCCAAAACTGCCTGACTTTAACACAATGAGCATATCTCGGCCAAAGGCAAGTCCAGAAGGGACACCAGTCGCAATCTCTTCAAGAATAAAATTTCCTTTAATACCTAACTTTCTGCTTATCGTACCGGATGTATCGCCTCCTGCAACAACAAGCCTTTTTAAATTAACGGCATCTACAGCCTGCAATGTAATATCGGCTAAGAGAGAAGAAACCATTTTGCTGATAGTTAGAGGTTCAATGTTTTCCAGATGTCCCATTTCTTTTGTTTGCTGAACAATTTCAGGGTTATTGTCAGCCATTAAAAGGACATCTTCTCCACTTTTCAACTTTTCAATGGTTTGTTGCAATGCGCTGTCCAATTCCTCCTGGCGTTTTGCAGCAGAAAAAATAGTCCGGGAATCAATTACAATGGATGGACATCCATTCTTGATTAGCATAGCTGTTTGTTCGCGGGTTTGCGGTGTCAGACTTCCCGATACAATCAAGACACCATTCTTATCCTTTACGTTTAGCGTCTCTAGAGGGCTTTCCAGCTGTTCTGTCGGCAGGAATTTTGGAAGTTCTTCTCCAAGAGCAGAGCTTCCACACAACACTTTAATGTCTTTCACTGCTTCTGCGATAATGGTCAAATCATCTTGTGTTTCAGCGTCAATAATGCAGTAGTTAAAGTTCTCTTTTTGTTTCCCGATTTCATCCTTTAAAAATGCTGCTCCTTGTCTTACTGTTCCTAGTTGAATCGAGGTTACTTTCCTATTAGTCTGTTCTTGTAAAATGGAAACGAGGTTCGACTGGCGCATTGGATGAACGGGATCATTCGCAAATTCGGAATTTTCTAATCTGTTTCCATGTACTGTGTGGATGCTGTTCACTGTTTTGCGTCCGTTTTTGGGAAAAGCGAGTACTATAACGGCAAATTCTTCATTAAGTGCATCAAGCATCGCATCAAATTCCTTGCCGATATTGCCGCGGAAAACGGAACAAGTTTTATTGAAAAAACGCGTACACGGCAACTTTTTCAATGCTTTAGTAGCTGCGTATACTTTTTGGTAGCTGAGATTAGGTGCATCCAGCCGGCTGTCCGTATCAACAATTACTACATTGGCATCTTTTTTTAATTCCATTTCTTCATTAAAAGCGATAACCTTTACAGTCCAGTTGTTTTTACTAAACATAATACCAATATCATTTGCACCGGTTGTATCGTCGGCTACAACCCCAATAATGTTGTTCATATATATTCCCTCTTTCCCGCTATAGGTTTACTGGATGAAATTTTTCAACTAAACTCTTAATACTTATTTCGCCACCTGTTAAAAGAGGAATAAACAATTGAAAGTCATTCAGTGACCGGATCATTAATAATTTTACGATTACAATCTCACCTCAATTGTCCGATAACTCGTTCATTTTTCTCTGTATTAAAACACCATGTATATAAATTTTTTCAGCTAATAAGCTTTCAAAGCTTTTATATTCATTTCTGTATAAACAGTTATCTTCTCTTTTGGGCTATCTTCTGAATGGGGCGGATGTTATTGGGCCTTCTGCCAAAGTAATAGTGACGCCAATTCTTTCTCTGTTCAACCATCCGTTTTAACACTGTGTCATCGATATTTATAAGGCACTATTGATTTTTTTACGCGGCTTGTAACGAGAATCATCCAGGAAGCTGGTCACTACTTGATCCGGAATCAAGGTTAGTTTCACTCCCGCTTCTTTTGCTTTTAATATCATGCGGCAGGCCATCTCCAAGGTTTCTAACCGCATCAGTGCATCATCAATTGTGTCGTCAAAAACAACAACTCCATGGTTCCGCATCATAATGATATTAGCGGACAGTGCCTGTTCTGCTATGGCCTGGCCCAGCTCGACTGTACCAGGGTGAAAATAATCGGCATACGCAATATGTTCTAAGTAATACATCGTTTCAATAAACAGCTCTGAATGAATTTTTTCATTGCTGCAGGCAAAAAGGGTTGTATAAAAAGGAGAAGAGTGCAGAATGACCTGGGCATCTGGCCGGTTCGCATAAATACCGGAATGCATAGGCGTTTCTTTCGAAGCTTTTCGCGCTCCTAATTTTTCACCTGTTTGGATATTCCATTGAACAAAATCATCTTCCGTCAATTGGGCCATTTTAGTGCCTGAAGCTGTGATCAACATGTGCTCGTTATCCAAACGCATGCTCAGATTACCGGAAGTTCCCCAAGCTAGCTGATGATTTATTAAATACTTTCCTGCTTGAATCAGTTCATTTTTTGGATTCATAAATAAACTCCTTATATATTAAATATCTTTGTGAATTGCTGAATTCTCCTGGATATTTATGTGAGTTTTATGGATTCTTATTTCCTGCTGTACAGCTATATCCCATCCCGTCAAGTTATCAAATTCCGTTTGTAAATAATTTAGAGTAGAAGAGGGCCTGATTCTATTTGGGGATTGAGCATTGCTGTTTAGTCCCCAAACGGTTTTGGAAATGACCATATTTTTTGCAGCTTTAATGACTTCTTTTTTTAGAACCATGAAAATCCCGCATTTTTAAAAAATCCCGGATTTTACAATAGATAGGCACTATTGTAAAATCCGGGACAAGTAATGCCTTAACTCAAAACAGACTGATTAATCCGCTCTGAGATCGCATCTGCAAAGCCAGATGTTGATGCGCTGCCGCCCAGGTCTTTTGTTTTCACGCCGTCTTCAAGTGACTGATACAAGCCTTGCTCTACAAGCTGGCCCATCTCCTTCAGCTTTGGATCGTTATGGCGTTCTGCCAGCCAGTCCATCAGCATGACCGTAGAAAGCATCATGCCCGTTGGATTGCCGATATTTAAGCCGGCAATATCCGGTGCAGAACCGTGCGCCGCCTGCGCCATCGCAAGGTTATCATTTGAATTAATGGATGGAGCCAGGCCCAGGCTGCCCACAAGTTCACCGGCAAGGTCAGAAAGAATATCCCCATACATATTTTCCGTCACAATCACGTCAAAGTCTCTGGCACGGCGTACCAAATGGGCCGCCATGGCGTCAATATGGTAATCGTCTACCGTTACTTCAGGATACTGCTCCGCTACTTCCCGGCAAACTTTTAAAAACAAGCCGGTACTCAAACGAAGCACATTTGCTTTATGGACAATGGTTACTTTCTTGCGGCGCTGCATGGCCATTTTAAACGCTGCATGGGCAATACGTTCCGCCGCTTTTCGGGTAAAGACGCCGGATGTCACGACTACGTCTTCGGTAATCTGCCATTCACCATGTCCGCTGTACATATTGCGGTCTGCATAAAAGCCTTCTGTATTTTCACGGTAGATCACTAGATCTGCTTCACCGACAACACTTTTAATGCCGGGCATTGTTTTGGCTGGACGGATATTGGCATACAAATCAAGGGAGTGGCGCAGGGCACCGCTTGGGTTCAGCTTAATCTTATGCTCAGGAGGATAAGCAGCTGAATCATGAGGGCCGAGAATCCAGCCATGTGTATTTTTTAACGTTTCTGTTGTGATCTCCGGAAGAGGGTCGTTATGATGCTTGATTCCTTCCCACCCCATTGGCAGGTCAACCCAGTCAATGTCAACGCCCGTTTTGCGGGCGGCTGTTTTGAAAACCTCTACTGTAGCGCTTACAATTTCAGGTCCAATGCCGTCTCCAGCGAGTACTCCTAGACGATAAATAGTCATTTCAATAACTTCCTCTCTTGAATA from Domibacillus sp. DTU_2020_1001157_1_SI_ALB_TIR_016 encodes:
- the yyaC gene encoding spore protease YyaC: MYFFWGGRKGKKAKEMKFVIADEERLGIITDTELRDIIHSTEKDVIFLCIGSDRYIVDSLGPLVGTMLQENKSFSYHVYGTLDCPVHALNLEKNSKEINQQFPNSLLIAVDACIGEKKDVGKVIIEKGPLFPGKAMNKQLVEVGDYHIKAVVSHIDKRDPNHFFESLRLHTVMTMVQKVSSLIISCTTQQKEKINPDKEHSS
- a CDS encoding four-carbon acid sugar kinase family protein; the protein is MNNIIGVVADDTTGANDIGIMFSKNNWTVKVIAFNEEMELKKDANVVIVDTDSRLDAPNLSYQKVYAATKALKKLPCTRFFNKTCSVFRGNIGKEFDAMLDALNEEFAVIVLAFPKNGRKTVNSIHTVHGNRLENSEFANDPVHPMRQSNLVSILQEQTNRKVTSIQLGTVRQGAAFLKDEIGKQKENFNYCIIDAETQDDLTIIAEAVKDIKVLCGSSALGEELPKFLPTEQLESPLETLNVKDKNGVLIVSGSLTPQTREQTAMLIKNGCPSIVIDSRTIFSAAKRQEELDSALQQTIEKLKSGEDVLLMADNNPEIVQQTKEMGHLENIEPLTISKMVSSLLADITLQAVDAVNLKRLVVAGGDTSGTISRKLGIKGNFILEEIATGVPSGLAFGRDMLIVLKSGSFGASDFLIKATEHLKDLTFLKR
- a CDS encoding isocitrate/isopropylmalate dehydrogenase family protein, which gives rise to MTIYRLGVLAGDGIGPEIVSATVEVFKTAARKTGVDIDWVDLPMGWEGIKHHNDPLPEITTETLKNTHGWILGPHDSAAYPPEHKIKLNPSGALRHSLDLYANIRPAKTMPGIKSVVGEADLVIYRENTEGFYADRNMYSGHGEWQITEDVVVTSGVFTRKAAERIAHAAFKMAMQRRKKVTIVHKANVLRLSTGLFLKVCREVAEQYPEVTVDDYHIDAMAAHLVRRARDFDVIVTENMYGDILSDLAGELVGSLGLAPSINSNDNLAMAQAAHGSAPDIAGLNIGNPTGMMLSTVMLMDWLAERHNDPKLKEMGQLVEQGLYQSLEDGVKTKDLGGSASTSGFADAISERINQSVLS
- a CDS encoding HPr family phosphocarrier protein, with the translated sequence MSLTLAHAVVEINEIASKFKSSIVIKTDEKMIDAKSMLGLSYSILHSKEFHLEIHGPDEEEAKKEMMIIFWKYNLPIGINE
- a CDS encoding class II aldolase/adducin family protein, whose product is MNPKNELIQAGKYLINHQLAWGTSGNLSMRLDNEHMLITASGTKMAQLTEDDFVQWNIQTGEKLGARKASKETPMHSGIYANRPDAQVILHSSPFYTTLFACSNEKIHSELFIETMYYLEHIAYADYFHPGTVELGQAIAEQALSANIIMMRNHGVVVFDDTIDDALMRLETLEMACRMILKAKEAGVKLTLIPDQVVTSFLDDSRYKPRKKINSAL